From the genome of Candidatus Deferrimicrobium borealis:
GGGCCTCCCGGCCCGCCTCGCTTCGATCCTGTCTACGGTCGGGCCGTCGCCGGGCGATTCGTCGCCGCGCTCGCTGTCGGGCGGAGGGGCGCTTCCCGATGAAGCGTACGGCCATCGCCTCCCGGAGGTCGGCACCGGGTCGGCGTTCCTGAAAATCCTGGAGGGGTGCGACAACCGGTGCGCCTACTGCGCGATTCCGGCGATCCGGGGCCCCCTGCGGAGCCGCGGCCGGGAGTCCCTTCTCGCGGAAGCGAGGCTTCTGGTGCGCCGGGGCGCCCGGGAACTGAACCTCATCGGGCAGGACATTACCGCGTACGGCATGGACCGCGGGGAAAAGGGGGGGCTCGTCTCCCTGGTGCGCGCCCTCTGCGCCGTCCGGGGAGTCCGCTGGATCCGCCTCCTCTATCTTTATCCCTCCCGCGTCGACGACGGAATCGTCGATCTTCTACGATCGGAGGAGAAGGTGTGCCGCTACCTGGACGTTCCCGTCCAGCACATCGACCCGGGGATCCTCCGCCGGATGGGGCGGACGTACGGGCCCGACGCCATTTACCGGATGCTCGACCGGCTCCGGGACGGGGTTCCCGGCCTCTTCCTGCGGACGTCCCTGATCGTCGGTTTCCCCGGGGAGACGCGGGCCGCCTTCGATCGCCTGCTCCGTTTCGTCGACGAAGCCCGGTGGGATTACCTCGGAGTCTTCCCCTACTCGCGGGAAGAGGGGACCCCCGCGTTCCGGATGCCATCGCAGGTCCCGGATCGGACGAAGGAAGAGCGTGCGCGCCGGGTGCGCGACGCCCAGGCCGACCTCCTCGCCGCTGGCAACGCGTCGCGGGTCGGGCAAGCCCTCGATGTGCTCGTGGAAAAAACCGGCGCCCGCGGAAAGGCCGTCGGCCGCCACCGGGGCCAGGCGCCGGAGGTCGACGGCTCCGTGATCCTCTCCGGATTCGACGGGAAACCGGGCTCCATCGTCCGGGCCCGTGTGACCGGTGCGAAGGAGTGGGATTTGCGGGGGGTCGTCGTGCGCTCCCGGGGTTCCGAATCCGATTGACTCCGGTCGGCTCCCGGGTATACTAATGCAATTTTATTTTCCTGGCAGAGGCGGGCCCAGACATGAAGACGATCAAGGAGATGTTGCTGAAGAAGCGGGAGGATCTCGTTCTTGAGATCGGCAGGCGCTCCAAGGCGAGCACGGAGTCCGCGGCGCAGGACATCGGCGACATCCTCGACTCGGTGTCCGAGGAGCGGACCCGCGAGCTCGACCTGATCCTGACCGACCGCGAGAAGAGGAAGTTGGCCCAGATCGACGACGCCATCGACCGGATCGAGGAGAACACCTACGGGCTTTGCGAGGAGTGCGGCATCAAGATCCCGAAGGCGCGGCTCAAGGTGTTGCCGTTCGCGACCTATTGCGTGGAGTGCCAGGAGAAGAACGAGCGGGAGGAGAAGTACACCCGCGAGGAATCGGAGGACGGGATCCGGAAGGTTCCGGTCGCGGACGTCGAGGAGTAGGGGCAGGACGCTGTTGATCTACTCCTTGTCCTCCCGGACGGCGCGACGGAACTCTTCCACCGCGAGGTTATGCTCCGGAAGCGTCCGTGAGAACGTGTGGGACCCGTCGTTCTTCGACACGAAGTAAAGGTACTCCGACTTCGACGGGTTCAGGGCGGCGGCGAGCGACGCGAGCCCCGGGTTGGCGATCGGCCCCGGTGGCAGCCCCCGGTTCCGGTAGGTGTTGTACGGTCCCGCCGTCCGCAGATCCTCGCGCGTCACCGTCCCGTCGAATCGCCCCACCCCGTAGATCACCGTCGGGTCCATCTGGAGCGGCATGCCGATGGCCAGGCGGTTCCGGATGACCGCCGACACGATCGGCTTCTCCTCCTCCACCCCGGTCTCCTTCTCGATGATGGAGGCGATCGTCACGACCTGGTGCAGGGAAAGGCCCATCTCCCCCGCTCGCTTTTCCGCATCCGGGGGGACTTTCCTGCGGAACTGCCTCACCATGAACTCGAGGATCTCCTCCGGGGTGACGGGTTTCACGAAGAGGTATCTGTCGGGGAAGAGATACCCCTCCGCGCTCTCGCCCATGATCCCCAGCCGCTGGAGCAGGGCAGGCGAGGCGGACGTGGCGAGGAACACCTCCTTCGTGACCAGCCTTTCCTCCTCCAGCATCTTCGCGATGTCGTAGAGGTTTGCCCCCGGGGGCACCGTCACCTCGTATTTAATGACGTCCCCGCGGGTCAGTCTCCGCCACGCCTCGAAGGCCGACGGGGGCGTCGGGAAGGCGTACTCCCCGTAGTGGAGCTGCCGCCCCGAGTTCGTCAGGAGGACCAGCGCGCGGAACGCCAGCGGGTGGGGGAGGATCCCATCTTCCCGAAGGATCCCGACCACCCCGGGAAGCCGGCTCCCCTTCGGAACGAGCACCAGTTTCCCCTCCCAGCTTCTGGCCGGATACGTGTCGAAGAGGAAGAAGGCGGAAAGGAGCGCCACCGTCAGTAATATGATGGCCACGCCCCGGCCGATGCGCCGGGGACGGTCGGAGGCGGTGTTCATTTCCGTCGCCGGGAGTCCAGGGCAGCCTGGAGCAGGAACATCGCCGAGAGGCTGTCCCGGATCCCCTTCCGGTCGACCCTCCGCACCCCGGAAGCGATGAGATGCCGCTCGGACTGCACCGAGGTCAGCCGCTCGTCCCACATCGTCACCGGCAGGGAGGTTTCGGCCTGTAATCGCGTGCCGAAGGCTCTCGCCCGTACCGCAGCGGGTCCCTCGTCGCCGTTGAGGAGGAGGGGGAGGCCGAGCACCACGGAGGTCACCCCCATTTCCGCCGCGAGGCGGGCGAGGGAGACGATATCCTTCCTGTCCCCCTCCCGCGGGATCGGCGGGAGCGGTTGTACGGTCAACCCGAGGGGGTCGGACACGGCCACCCCGATCCTGCGGCTGCCGTAATCCAGCCCGAGAACCCTCTCTCCGGTGATGTTGTCTCCCATGGCTCCCTCCGATTTGAGTTTACGTGCCGGCCGCCGCCATCGTCAACCGGCCGGATTGACGAACCGATCCTCTTCCGGTAAGAGTATTCGAAACGGGATTCGGGGCCGGTTTTGCCGGCGGCCTCGAGAGAAGGCGGGGGAAACGGAAAATGATCGCGCGGATCGAGGAGGTGCTGGGCAAACTTCTGTCGGACCCTTCCGCGGCGGTGCGGGAAGCCGCGTCCGGGTCGATGGACCGTACCTTCGCCAAGCGGTCGCTGGAGGCGTTCCGGTCCAGGATCCTCGGCGGCACCGTCGAGGAGAAGCTCCGCGCGATCTACGCCGCCGCGGATTTGGGCGGATCGGATGGGGTATCCCTTCTCCTGCAGGCGCTTTCGGACCGCGATGCGGAGATCCGGGGGGCGGCCGTCCGAGCGTTGTCCTCGTTCCCCTCGCCGGGCGTGATCAAGTCCCTGTGGGAGATGCTCCCGCGGGAGCGGGGGGTCGTGCTCGGCAATCTCCTCGAGACGCTGGGCGCGTCCGGGCGGAGGGAACTGGCCCCGCACGTCGAGAAGTTCCTCGACCACCCCGAACCGGAGGTCCGGGCGAAGGCGGTGAAGGCGTTCTCCCGCTTGTGCGACGGTCCGGGGTGGGAAAAGATTCTGTCGCGCGCCGGGGACCCGAACGAAACCGTCCGCGCCGCGGTGGCGGAGGCGCTGGGGTGCTGGTCGTCGTCCCCGCGCTCCTGAGGGTTACCCTGATACGGCCTGCAGGATCCCGCTCATCGGCACGGGCGGGTGCATCAGCGGGTTGACGGTCCCGAGGATCACCCGACGGGGTCTCCCCGAGGACGGGTCGGGCTCCTTCAGGTCCACCCCCTGCGGGGCGGCCAGCGGGTTCCCCGACCGGTCGAACACGATCGCCACTTTCGGCTCGCCCTTTCCCCCGTCCGGGATTCCGGTCACGACCCCGACCTCCATCGTGCTCAGCCGTACCATGGTGCCGACGGGGTAGACGCCGAGGGACCGCTCCATCAGTTCCACAAGATCCGGATCGAGCGATTTTCCCGCCAACTTCCGCATGATCTCGAGCGCCTGCTGCGGTGTCCGCGCCTTCTGGTAGGATCGCATGGTCGTCAGCGCGTCGTAGCAGTCGGCGACCGCGATGACGTGGGAGTACGGGTTCATCCGGTACTCCGGCTCGGGTCGCGGGTAGCCGGTGCGGTCGAACCGCATGTGGTGCTCCCGCACGACGGCGCGCGTCGATTCCTGGATGTGCGTCATCTTCCCGAGGATGCCGAACCCTTCCTCGGGGTGCTTCTTGATCTCCTCGAACTCCTCGACGGTCAAGGTTCCGGGCTTCCGGATGAGATCGAGGGCGAGCTGCGTCTTCCCGACGTCGTGGAGCAGTCCGGCGACCCCGACGCCGATCCGCTCGGTTTCGGCCAGTCCGAGGGTATCGGCCACGGCCAGGGAGAGCACGGAGACGTTCACCGAATGGTTGTAGGTGTATTCGTCGAAGTTCTTGATCAGGGTCAGGGCCAGCATGGCGTCGCGGTTCCGCGAGACCATCCCGCTCATCTCCCGGACCGCCCGGTCGGATTCCGCGCCGTCCGGCGTTTTCCCGTTCCGCACGTCCTTCAGGGCCCGGACCACGACATTCAAGGCATTCCCGTAAATCTCCCGGGCGAGGGTGAAGTCGTCCTTCTCCTCTTCTTCGGTCGCAGTGATCCGGATGTGGGTGACCCCCCAACGTGCGAGGCGCGACTTGATCTCCGGGATCGGCAGCCCCTGCTCCTTCGTCTCGTGCAGGAACCGGACGAACAGCTCGATGTCCGTGATCGAGACGCCGCGCTCGAAGATGACGGCGGGGAGCCCGATGGCCCCGAGCCGGGCCATGAAGAGTTCGAGGGAAGAGGTCAACTGGAAGATGGGAACCCCCTCGAGGACGAGGGTCCCGTCCGAGACGGTGAGGGCAAGCTCCGACCGGTCGAAAAAGATCGGAGCGAGCTCCAGATGACACTTTTCCACGGGTGTTCGGACCAGGGGGTGTGTGGCCGGGTACAGCCCCCGATTTTTCAGCGATGCCCCCAGAGAACGGATGACCGCGGCGATCGCGCTCTCCATCTGTCTTCGGTCCACGTCGTTTCCCCTCTCTTACGTTACGCGTCTCGCGATGATGCGCTCGGCCTCGGTCCGGAGCGACCGGTCGGCGGAACGGCGGGCCCGCTCGATAACCTCCTCCGACCGCTCTCCCTTAATCTTTGAGATGCTCCTGAGGGCGTGGAATTTCATCGCGAGGAACTTTTTCGTGGACCACAGGGCGCGCAGGGCGAGAATCTCCTCGAGGGCGGTGACCGACTCGTCGGTGCCGATCACCCGGAGGGAGTCGATCGCCTCGTGGGCCAGCCTGTAGTTCGGGTAGAGGATGAGTTTGGCCGCCGCCCGGCGGTACAACGTGACGATCGCCTCCGTTTCCTTCTTCGACGACAGGGCCGCGGTCGCGGTGAGGGCCACCGTTTCCTCGGGGAAGAAGCAGAGATCGCAGAGGGCGGCGACGGAGGAAGGGTGGGGGATCCTCGAGAGCGCCTTGATCGCCTCCTTCTTGACACGCAGGTCGGGATGGGAAAGCGTGGCGACGATGTGCGGCGCCAGGTCGGGCATTCCGAGGGTTCCGAGGACGCTGATCATGTTTCGCACCATGTACCAGCGGGAGTCCGTCAGGTTCTCCAGGATCGTGGGGACCGCGATCCTTCCAATACGCGTCACGATCTCGACGATCGCCTTCCGGACGAGCAGGTCCTCCTCCTCGGCGAGGGCCTGGAGCAGCGGCCCGACGGAGCGCTCTTCCAGAGCGACGAGCACCGCGTCGGCCTCCTCGCGACCACGGACTCCGCGCTTCTTGAGCAGGCCGATGTAATGCGCCACCAGTTCTTCGGAGGCCACTTCCTTGATCCCGAGGCGGGCGAGTCCGGCGATCTCGTCGCTTCCCCCGGGAGGAGCCTCTATGTGCCGGACGAAGATCGTCATCGCCTGCGTCGAGTATTCGATCTTCCGCTCGGCGCGTTCCGCGAGGAGGAACCGCGAAAACTCCACGATGTGCCCGCGGTAGGCGGAGGGGTCGGTCTCCTTCGCGATCCGCGCGATCAAGGTTTCGATCGTGACGACTTCCTCGGGAAGCACATCGTCCTGCAGCGGGTTGTCCGAGGTCGCCGGCAGGTCATCGGTGAGTTCCTCCGGCGGGATCTCCTCGAGTTCCTCCTCCTTCAGGAGATCCGTGAGTCGGTCGTAGTCCACCCGGTTTGCCCAGATCCGCGTCACTTTCATCCGAAGCAGGATCCGCTCCAGCCCCCCGGCGTCCTGGACTTCTGCCGGATCCAGCGTGATGGCCTTGAGACACGAGGCGACCTCGCCCGGGTGGAGGTTGGGAAGGAAGATGATCCGCGCCACGCGCCGCAGGTACAGCTCCCGGTTGAGGTCGATGACCGCCTTGTTCCCGCCGGAGGGCAGAGGGACGTCCCGATAGAGGAGGGCGCTCTTCGTGACGTCGATCGAAAGACCCTCTTCGGGCAGGGGGACAGCCTCGAACAGCTGGATGATCTTCGTGACGGCTTGCAGCAGGACAGGGTGGTCGGCGGGGTAAAAGCTCGCGCTTTTGATCCCCTTGGCGAACTCGGTGACCGCCTGCGTGACCCGCTGCAGGTAAAGGTCGTCCGGTGTTTCCGGGCGCTCGGTCATTCCATCGTTGGAAAATGAGGTTTCATTGTCATACAGTAGTAAATATCCGACATGGGCGCCGTACAAGTCAATCGTTTTCGGGGAAACCGGTGGGTTCGCGGAGGGTTGCGCGCCGTCGCCACGGGGTTCGGAGCGGGCCGGTTTCCCGTTGCCCCCGGCACGGCGGGGACCCTGGTCGCCCTGCCCCTCTGGTACTGGTCCGGAGGGTGGGGGGTGCGTCATCTTCTCCTCCTGTGCGCGGTGCTCCTCGTTTCCATCCCCGCGGCGCGGGAGGAGATCGCCGCGACGGGAAGTCCGGACCCCGGATCGGTGGTCATCGACGAGATCGCCGGGATGCTGCTTGCGGCCACCGGTGTCCCCTGGGGGGTTCGCCCCGTCCTCCTGCTCTTCCTGCTGTTCCGCGTCTTCGACGTGTACAAATTCGGGCCCGCGGCGTGGCTCGACGCCCGCAGGGGAGCCGTCTACGTGGTGGCGGACGACCTGGCGGCAGGGGTGTGCGCGGGCCTCGCATACCGGGGGATCGGTTGGCTGATCGGTTGACCTCCTCGGCGGCGAAGTCGCTTGGAGCGGCGTTGTCCGCCTCCGGGAAGACCCTCGTCGTGGCGGAATCGTGCACGGGGGGCCTGTTGGGGGGTGCGATCACCTCGATCCCCGGCAGTTCCCTCTATTTTTCCGGCGGCGTCCTGGCGTACGGCAATTCCGCGAAGATCTCGCTGCTCGGCGTTCCACCCGCCCTGATCGCCGCGCGCGGAGCGGTGAGTCGCGAGGTGGCTGTTGCCATGGCGGACGGGGTCCTCTCCATCTTCCGTGCGGACCTTGCGATCGCCGTCACCGGTGTGGCGGGGCCCGGCGGTGGAAGTCGCGGGAAGCCGGTAGGGACGGTGTGGGTGGCCGTCGTTTCCCCGGGCGGGGTGCGGTATGCGCACCGGTTCCGGTTTTCCGGAGGCCGCGAGGCGGTCCGCCGGGAAACCGTCAGGGCCTCGCTGTGCGCCGCAATCGACGTTCTGCGATCCGATGCCGCGGGGGGGGAATGAGAGCGTTCCTCGGCATCGGTCTTCCCGCCGGTACCCGGGAAGCCATCGTGTCTGCGACCGAAATTTTCCGTGGTCTCCACGCCCCCGTCGCATGGACGTCACCGGAGAACCTGCACATCACCCTGAATTTCCTGGGTGAAATTTTGCCGGAGCGGGTGGCGCCCCTGCAGCGGTCGATGCGGGTCGCAGCTGCCGGAATCGGCCCGTTCTCGTTGGCGGCGGCGGGAGGGGGAGCGTTTCCCGGCACGAGAAACCCGCGAATCTTCTGGGTCGGGTTCCTGGAACCGCTTGAATTGGTAAGGCAGTTGCAACAGAATATGGGGAACGCTCTTTCGGGTGCCGGGTTTTCCCGGGAGGACCGCCCGTTCCACCCGCACATCACGGTCGGGCGTACCCGCGGGGCGCTCCCTCCAGCCTGGGGAGAGCGGTTTGTCCAGTCGCTTTCCGGGAAGGGATTCGGCGTCGTCCCCGTGTCGTCCTTCACGTTGTACGAAAGCCGCCTGGGGCCGGGGGGGGCGGTCTATGCCCCGCTGTGCGATTTTCGCCTCGAAGGCCCCGAAAAGCGGGAAACACGAGAGGAGAAGGAACCATGAGCCAGGATACAGGACGCCGGAAGGCGCTCGACATGGCCGTCGCGGCGATCGAGAAGAATTACGGCAAGGGAGCGATCATGCGGCTGGGATCGGACGCCCCCGTCGAGATCGTCCCCATCATCTCCACCGGCGCGATCTCCCTCGACGCCGCCCTCGGCATCGGCGGGATCCCGCGGGGACGCGTCACGGAGATCTTCGGGCCGGAATCGTCCGGCAAGACCACGCTCGCCCTTCACATCATCGCGGAGGCGCAACGCACCGGGGGGATCGCCGGGTTCATCGACGCGGAGCACGCCCTGGACCTTTCGTATGCGAGAAAGCTGGGGATCTCCACGGAGGATCTCCTGATCTCCCAGCCCGACACGGGGGAGCAGGCCCTCGAGATCGCGGAGATGCTCGTCCGCAGCGGCGCGCTCGACGTCCTGGTGGTCGACTCCGTCGCCGCCCTGGTCCCGAAGGCGGAGATCGAGGGGGAGATGGGGGACGCCCACATGGGGCTCCAGGCCCGTCTCATGTCCCAGGCGCTGCGCAAGCTCACCGGAACGATCAGCAAGTCCCGGACGGCAATCGTCTTCATCAACCAGATCCGGCAGAAGATCGGGGTCATGTTCGGCAATCCCGAGACCACCACCGGGGGCAACGCGCTCAAGTTCTACGCCACCGTTCGGCTGGACATCCGCCGGATCGCGCAGATCAAGAAGGACGACTCCGTAATCGGCGGCCGTACGCGGGTCAAGGTGGTGAAAAACAAGCTCGCCCCGCCCTTCCGCGAGGCGGAGTTCGACATCCTTTACGGGGAAGGGATTTCCCGGGAGGGCGACATCCTCGACCTCGGGGTGGAGCAGGACGTCGTGGAGAAGAGCGGCGCATGGTACTCTGTCGGCGGGGAGCGGATCGGGCAGGGACGGGAGAACGCCCGCCTGTTCCTCAAGGAGCACCCCGATATGGCCGGCGACCTGGCGAAGAAGATCCTCGCGAAGCGCGGGATCGTGACGGCCGGCGAGGCGGCGACGGAAGGAGCGTGACCCCTTGGACCTGAACGAAATCCTTCGTGCGGCGGCGAAGCACGGGGCCTCGGACGTGCACCTCAAGGTGGGACTTCCCCCCGTCTTCCGGATCAACGGAAAGCTCGTGCCCCTCAAGGTCCCCGAGCCGCTGACGCCCGGGGATCTGGAGGCGATGACGGAGGTCGTTTTCCAGGAGGGCCAGAGGGAGCGGTTCGAGCGGCGCCACGAGCTCGACTGCGCCTACGGCGTCCCGGGGCTGGGCCGGTTCCGCGTCAACGTGTTCCAGCAGCGGGGGACGATCGGCATCGCGATGCGGCTCGTTCCCGTCGGAGTCAGGACCTTCGAGGATCTCCACCTCCCCAAGGTGATGGAAAAGATCGCCCTGGAGGAGCGGGGGCTCATCCTTTGCACCGGGACGACCGGGTGCGGCAAGTCCACCACGCTTGCGGCGATGGTCCAGTACATCAACACGCATCGCAGCTGCCACGTCATGACGATCGAGGACCCGATCGAGTTCCTTCTGCGCGACGGCAAGAGCATCATCAACCAGCGGGAGCTCGGGGTGGACACGTCGTCGTTCGCCGAGGCGCTGAAGAGCGCCCTCCGGCAGGATCCCGACGTGATCCTCGTCGGGGAGATGCGCGACCTCGAGACGATCGAGACGGCGATCGTCGCCGCGGAAACGGGGCACCTCGTCCTGTCGACGCTGCACACCATGGACGCCGGCGAAACGATCAACCGGATCGTGGCGTCGTTTCCCCCGTTCCAGCAGAAGCAGATCCGCCTGCAGCTGGCCTCCGTCCTCAAGGCGGTAATTTCGCAGCGGCTGCTTCCCCGCGCGGACGGGCAGGGGCGCGTTCCCGCCTCGGAGATCCTCCTGAACACCGCCCGGATCCGGGAATACATCGAGGACAAGGACAAGACCCGCAAGATCCGCGAGGCGATCGCGCAGGGGTTCGTGAGCTACGGGATGCAGACCTTCGACCAGTCCCTCCTGACCCTCCTGAAGGAGGGGCTCGTCACCCTCGACGAGGCCCTCCGGCAGGCCAGCAACCCGGACGACTTCGCCTTGCGGGTCCGTGGGGTCTCCTCGACCTCGGACCTCACGTGGGAAGATTTTGAAAAGGACGGTCCCCCGAAGCCCTCGTAAGGCAGACGCCGGCCGGCCCCCGGGCGGGGGAATCGAGCTCGCCGTCGGGATGCTGGCGCGTCGCCCCTTGAGCGAGGGAGAGGTGGCGCTGCGGCTCGCGCGCAAGGGGGTCGCCGAAGGCGAGATCCCCGCGGTCCTCTCGCGCCTGCGGGAACTGGGGCTGCTCGGGGACGCGGCGTTGTGCCGCCGGCTGGCGCGTTCGTACCAGGAGGACCGGCGGTACGGGCCCGCGAAGATCGCATGGAAACTCGCGTCGCGCCGCTTCTCCCGGGACCTCGTCGAGGAGGCGCTCCGGGAGGTCGCTTCCCCCCGGGCGGTGGCCGAGGCCGCCGCGATCGCGCTTCGGAGGAAGTTCCGGGAAGGGATACCCCCGGGGCGGGAGGGGGCCGCGAAGGCGTACCGGTTTCTGGCCGGGCGCGGCTTCCCGCCCGACGCCTGCCGGGCCGCCGTCGGACCGGGGCGGACCGAATCATCCCAAGGAGACTGATCCATGTCCATGACGGGTGCGCAGCTCCGCTCCGCCTTCCTGGAGTATTTCGGAAAGAACGGGCACAAGATCCTGCCCAGCGCCTCGCTGATCCCCACGAACGATCCGACCCTGCTGTTCACGAACTCCGGGATGGTGCAGTTCAAGGAGTATTTCCTCGGGCAGTCGACGGCCGACTGGAAGCGCGCGGCCACGGCCCAGCGGTGCCTGCGGGTCAGCGGCAAGCACAACGACCTCGAGAACGTGGGCTACACGGCGCGACACCACACGCTCTTCGAGATGTTGGGGAACTTCTCCTTCGGCGATTACTTCAAGAAGGAGGCGATCTTCTTCGGGTGGGACTTCCTCACCCGCGAGGTCGGCCTCGACGGCGCGAGGATGACCGTCTCCGTATTCCGCGAGGATGACGAGGCGTACGACCTCTGGAACAAGACGATGGGGATTCCCGCCTCGCGGATCGTCCGGTTCGACGAGAAGGACAACTTCTGGTCGATGGGCGCCACGGGACCATGCGGCCCCTGCTCCGAGATCCTCTACGATCAGGGGGAGGGAGTCGGGTGCGGCCTCCCCGGGTGTGCGGTCGGGTGCGACTGCGACCGGTTTCTCGAGATCTGGAACCTCGTGTTCATGCAATTCGACCAGGACGAGTCGGGTACGCGGACCCCGCTGCCGAAGCCGAGCATCGATACCGGGATGGGGCTCGAGCGGCTTGCCGGCGTGGTGCAGGGTGTGACCAGCAACTACGACACGGACCTGTTCCGGCCGATCCTCGACGGGATCTCCCGGCAGTGCGGCGTGCCCATCGGGAAATCCCCGGGGCTCGACGCGGCGATGCGGGTCGTCGCAGACCACGCGCGGGCCACCGCCTTCCTCATCGCCGACGGGATCGTCCCCTCCAACGAGGGGCGCGGGTACGTGCTGCGCCGGATCATGCGCCGGGCGCTGCGTCACGGGAAGAAGCTCGGCTTCGACGGCCCCTTCCTTCACCGGGTCGCGGGCGTCGTGGTCGGGGAGTTCCGGGAGGCGTACCCGGAACTCGCCCAGAGCGCGTCGTTCATCGACACGGTGGCGTTCCAGGAGGAGCGGCGATTCCTCGAGACGCTGGACGCGGGCCTGCGGATGGTCGAGGAGGAGTTCTCCCGCATGTCCGGGGGCGGCAACGTCTTCCCCGGAGAGGTCGCGTTCAAGCTCTATGACACGTACGGGTTCCCGGCGGACCTCACCGCGGACCTGTGTCGGGAGCGGGGGGTTGCCCTCGATTCGGCCGGGTTCGAGAAGGAGATGGAAAAACAGCGCGCCCAATCCAGGGTCTCGTGGAAAGGCGGCGACGTCGGCGCGCAGGACGCCCTGGCCGGCGAGCTCTCCCGCGCGGGGATCTCCGTCGGCTTCGTCGGGTACGAGCGGATGGAATCGGACGCCCGCGTCGTGGCGGTCTTCCGCCAGGGCGCGCGGGTCGCTGCCGCGGCGCAGGGCGAGGAAGCGGAGCTGGTAACCGACGTGACGCCCTTCTACGGGGAATCCGGCGGCCAGGCGGGGGACACCGGCGACGTCCAGGGGGACGGCTTCGCCCTCCGGGTGGAGGACACCCGCAGGGTGTCCTCCGACCAGGTCGTCCACCGGGTCAAGGTCCTGTCGGGGACGCTCCGGGAGGGGCTGGGTGCCCGGCTCCGGGTGGACGAATCGTCCCGGCGGCTCACGCAGGGGAACCACACGGCGACGCACCTGCTCCAGGCGGCGCTGCGGAAGATCCTGGGCACCCATGTGAAGCAGGCCGGTTCGTATGTCGGGCCCGACAAGCTCCGGTTCGACTTTTCCCACTTCGAGGCGCTCTCTCCCGAAACGCTTTCCGCGGTCGAAGAGGAGGTGAACCGGGTCGTCTTCTCCCCGCGGCCCGTCACGTGGGAATCCCTGCCGTACGAACAGGCGGTGGCGGCCGGAGCGATGGCGTTCTTCGGGGAGAAGTACGCGGACATCGTCCGGATGGTCACGGTCCCGGAGGTGAGCCGGGAACTGTGCGGCGGGACGCACGTGCGGAACACCGCCGA
Proteins encoded in this window:
- a CDS encoding nicotinamide-nucleotide amidohydrolase family protein; its protein translation is MADRLTSSAAKSLGAALSASGKTLVVAESCTGGLLGGAITSIPGSSLYFSGGVLAYGNSAKISLLGVPPALIAARGAVSREVAVAMADGVLSIFRADLAIAVTGVAGPGGGSRGKPVGTVWVAVVSPGGVRYAHRFRFSGGREAVRRETVRASLCAAIDVLRSDAAGGE
- the thpR gene encoding RNA 2',3'-cyclic phosphodiesterase → MRAFLGIGLPAGTREAIVSATEIFRGLHAPVAWTSPENLHITLNFLGEILPERVAPLQRSMRVAAAGIGPFSLAAAGGGAFPGTRNPRIFWVGFLEPLELVRQLQQNMGNALSGAGFSREDRPFHPHITVGRTRGALPPAWGERFVQSLSGKGFGVVPVSSFTLYESRLGPGGAVYAPLCDFRLEGPEKRETREEKEP
- the recA gene encoding recombinase RecA → MSQDTGRRKALDMAVAAIEKNYGKGAIMRLGSDAPVEIVPIISTGAISLDAALGIGGIPRGRVTEIFGPESSGKTTLALHIIAEAQRTGGIAGFIDAEHALDLSYARKLGISTEDLLISQPDTGEQALEIAEMLVRSGALDVLVVDSVAALVPKAEIEGEMGDAHMGLQARLMSQALRKLTGTISKSRTAIVFINQIRQKIGVMFGNPETTTGGNALKFYATVRLDIRRIAQIKKDDSVIGGRTRVKVVKNKLAPPFREAEFDILYGEGISREGDILDLGVEQDVVEKSGAWYSVGGERIGQGRENARLFLKEHPDMAGDLAKKILAKRGIVTAGEAATEGA
- a CDS encoding type IV pilus twitching motility protein PilT; this encodes MDLNEILRAAAKHGASDVHLKVGLPPVFRINGKLVPLKVPEPLTPGDLEAMTEVVFQEGQRERFERRHELDCAYGVPGLGRFRVNVFQQRGTIGIAMRLVPVGVRTFEDLHLPKVMEKIALEERGLILCTGTTGCGKSTTLAAMVQYINTHRSCHVMTIEDPIEFLLRDGKSIINQRELGVDTSSFAEALKSALRQDPDVILVGEMRDLETIETAIVAAETGHLVLSTLHTMDAGETINRIVASFPPFQQKQIRLQLASVLKAVISQRLLPRADGQGRVPASEILLNTARIREYIEDKDKTRKIREAIAQGFVSYGMQTFDQSLLTLLKEGLVTLDEALRQASNPDDFALRVRGVSSTSDLTWEDFEKDGPPKPS
- a CDS encoding recombination regulator RecX — encoded protein: MKRTVPRSPRKADAGRPPGGGIELAVGMLARRPLSEGEVALRLARKGVAEGEIPAVLSRLRELGLLGDAALCRRLARSYQEDRRYGPAKIAWKLASRRFSRDLVEEALREVASPRAVAEAAAIALRRKFREGIPPGREGAAKAYRFLAGRGFPPDACRAAVGPGRTESSQGD
- the alaS gene encoding alanine--tRNA ligase, whose translation is MTGAQLRSAFLEYFGKNGHKILPSASLIPTNDPTLLFTNSGMVQFKEYFLGQSTADWKRAATAQRCLRVSGKHNDLENVGYTARHHTLFEMLGNFSFGDYFKKEAIFFGWDFLTREVGLDGARMTVSVFREDDEAYDLWNKTMGIPASRIVRFDEKDNFWSMGATGPCGPCSEILYDQGEGVGCGLPGCAVGCDCDRFLEIWNLVFMQFDQDESGTRTPLPKPSIDTGMGLERLAGVVQGVTSNYDTDLFRPILDGISRQCGVPIGKSPGLDAAMRVVADHARATAFLIADGIVPSNEGRGYVLRRIMRRALRHGKKLGFDGPFLHRVAGVVVGEFREAYPELAQSASFIDTVAFQEERRFLETLDAGLRMVEEEFSRMSGGGNVFPGEVAFKLYDTYGFPADLTADLCRERGVALDSAGFEKEMEKQRAQSRVSWKGGDVGAQDALAGELSRAGISVGFVGYERMESDARVVAVFRQGARVAAAAQGEEAELVTDVTPFYGESGGQAGDTGDVQGDGFALRVEDTRRVSSDQVVHRVKVLSGTLREGLGARLRVDESSRRLTQGNHTATHLLQAALRKILGTHVKQAGSYVGPDKLRFDFSHFEALSPETLSAVEEEVNRVVFSPRPVTWESLPYEQAVAAGAMAFFGEKYADIVRMVTVPEVSRELCGGTHVRNTAEIGLFHILAEGAVAAGVRRIEAVTGLPAWRCLREEAGTLHGVARELKVAAPEVPERVRKLSAQIKALEKALQEARRRSSRDLVGEILSGAKEIGGVRRVSAEVEAMDAAALRDLADAVKGKLSSGILLLGAREGERCHLVAGVTSDLTGRFSASDIVRKAAALVGGGGGGRKDMAQAGGSRVGNLPEALASISTWG